From a region of the Paraburkholderia hospita genome:
- a CDS encoding erythritol/L-threitol dehydrogenase has protein sequence MTTQDNSKSMTAIVCHAPEDYRVERVTKPQARAHELVIRIAACGICASDCKCHSGAKMFWGGPSPWVKAPVIPGHEFFGYVEEIGEGAAEHFGVGKGDRVIAEQIVPCGKCRYCKSGQYWMCEVHNIFGFQREVADGGMAEYMRIPPTAIVHKIPDGISLEDAAIIEPLACAIHTVNRGDVQLDDVVVIAGAGPLGLMMTQVAHLKTPKKLVVIDLVDERLELAREYGADVTINPKNDDALAIVKSLTDNYGCDVYIETTGVPVGVNQGMDLIRKLGRFVEFSVFGAETTMDWSIIGDRKELDVRGAHLGPYCYPIAIDLLARGLVTSKGIVTHGFSLEEWDEAIKVANSLDSIKVLMKPAR, from the coding sequence ATGACCACTCAGGACAACAGCAAAAGCATGACGGCGATCGTGTGTCACGCGCCGGAAGACTATCGCGTCGAACGCGTGACGAAGCCGCAGGCGCGCGCGCATGAACTCGTGATCCGTATCGCCGCGTGCGGCATCTGCGCCAGCGACTGCAAGTGCCATTCCGGCGCAAAAATGTTCTGGGGCGGCCCGAGCCCGTGGGTGAAAGCGCCCGTGATTCCGGGCCATGAATTTTTCGGCTACGTCGAAGAAATCGGTGAAGGCGCGGCCGAACATTTCGGCGTGGGGAAGGGCGACCGCGTGATCGCCGAACAGATCGTGCCGTGCGGTAAATGCCGCTATTGCAAATCCGGCCAGTACTGGATGTGCGAAGTGCACAACATCTTCGGCTTTCAGCGCGAGGTCGCGGACGGCGGCATGGCCGAATACATGCGCATTCCGCCGACGGCTATTGTCCACAAGATTCCCGATGGCATCTCGCTCGAAGATGCCGCGATCATCGAGCCGCTCGCGTGCGCGATTCACACCGTCAATCGCGGCGACGTTCAACTGGACGATGTGGTCGTGATCGCGGGCGCGGGGCCGCTTGGTCTGATGATGACGCAGGTCGCGCACCTGAAGACGCCGAAGAAACTGGTCGTGATCGATCTCGTCGACGAACGGCTGGAGCTGGCGCGCGAATACGGCGCTGACGTGACGATCAATCCGAAGAACGACGACGCGCTGGCCATCGTCAAATCGCTGACGGACAACTACGGCTGCGATGTCTACATCGAAACGACGGGCGTGCCGGTGGGCGTGAATCAGGGCATGGACCTGATTCGCAAGCTCGGGCGTTTTGTCGAGTTTTCCGTGTTCGGCGCGGAGACTACAATGGACTGGTCGATCATCGGCGACCGCAAGGAACTCGACGTGCGCGGCGCGCATCTGGGCCCTTACTGTTATCCGATTGCTATCGATCTACTGGCGCGCGGGCTCGTCACATCGAAAGGCATCGTCACGCATGGCTTTTCGCTCGAAGAGTGGGACGAAGCGATCAAGGTCGCGAATTCGCTCGACTCGATCAAGGTGTTGATGAAGCCGGCCCGATAG
- a CDS encoding ABC transporter permease, with protein MNTPNTSPKTSTVASDTPGTPFRLNWASIKRSTLFYPFIGLLVVCIVMVFASDSFLSAANLENVLRQVSINAIIAVGMTAVILTGGIDLSVGSVMALSGTLAAGLMVAGLNGVAAIAIGIAVGLGFGFANGFFVAFAGMPPIIVTLATMGIARGLALIYTGGYPIDGLPDWVSFFGSGKVLGIQAPVLIMLVIYAIAWLLLERMPFGRYVYAIGGNEQATRLSGVRVARVKLIVYTLAGLTSSFAAMVLTSRLMSGQPNAGVGFELDAIAAVVMGGTSISGGRGSIIGTLIGALLLGVLNNGLNMVGVNPYVQNVIKGGIILLAIYISRERKK; from the coding sequence ATGAACACGCCTAATACTTCTCCCAAGACATCGACGGTCGCATCCGATACGCCCGGCACGCCGTTTCGCCTCAACTGGGCGAGCATCAAACGCTCGACCTTGTTCTATCCGTTTATCGGTTTGCTTGTTGTGTGCATCGTGATGGTGTTTGCCAGCGACAGTTTTCTGTCAGCGGCGAATCTCGAGAACGTGCTGCGCCAGGTGTCGATCAACGCGATCATCGCCGTCGGCATGACGGCTGTGATCCTGACGGGCGGCATCGATCTGTCCGTCGGTTCGGTGATGGCGCTGTCGGGCACGCTCGCGGCGGGTCTGATGGTGGCGGGCCTCAACGGCGTCGCGGCGATCGCGATCGGCATTGCCGTGGGGCTTGGCTTCGGCTTTGCGAATGGCTTTTTCGTCGCGTTCGCTGGCATGCCGCCCATCATCGTCACGCTGGCGACGATGGGTATCGCACGCGGCCTCGCGTTGATCTATACGGGCGGTTATCCGATCGACGGCCTGCCGGACTGGGTCAGCTTCTTCGGCAGCGGCAAGGTGCTCGGCATTCAGGCGCCCGTGCTGATCATGCTCGTGATCTACGCGATTGCATGGCTGTTGCTCGAACGCATGCCGTTTGGCCGCTATGTGTACGCGATCGGCGGCAACGAACAGGCGACGCGCCTGTCCGGCGTGCGTGTCGCGCGCGTCAAGCTGATCGTCTACACGCTGGCTGGCCTGACGTCGTCGTTCGCGGCCATGGTGCTCACGTCGCGTTTGATGAGCGGCCAGCCGAACGCGGGTGTCGGCTTCGAACTCGATGCGATTGCAGCTGTGGTGATGGGCGGCACGTCGATATCGGGCGGACGCGGCTCGATTATCGGCACGCTGATCGGTGCGCTGCTGCTCGGCGTGCTGAACAACGGCCTCAACATGGTCGGCGTGAATCCGTACGTGCAGAACGTGATCAAGGGCGGAATCATCCTGCTCGCGATCTACATCAGCCGCGAACGCAAGAAGTGA